From a single Metopolophium dirhodum isolate CAU chromosome 6, ASM1992520v1, whole genome shotgun sequence genomic region:
- the LOC132947063 gene encoding venom serine carboxypeptidase-like, whose amino-acid sequence MRLVAAMLASPVLAAVLCLFVCSRTIVAVAPGGGSSDGALYLTPLIQAGRIKEARAACNVKPPKAAVESYSGYLTVDEKHGSNMFFWFFPAMSGAPDAPVMLWLQGGPGASSLYAVFNEHGPFSVAKTHGLKLRNHTWVATHSVIYLDNPVGTGYSFTADDEGYSVNQASVGRNVYIALVQFFTLFHEYQNNDFYVTGESYAGKYVPAVSYSIHLNNPGAKVKINLKGLAIGNGLVDPINQLMYSEYLYQHGFVDEYGKQELEELESTARVQILRNDFEGAFRSFDKLLNGDIYPYPSLFQNLTGMQYYFNMLWDRDPTPYGDWEKYVQEPFMREALHVGQRPLNNGTLVERHLSNDMMQSVGSWLATLLDAGQYRVLLYSGQLDIIVPYRGTMNMAQSLKWSGAERFHNATRTIWRVGHENATVVAGYATTAGPLTVLLVRDAGHMVPADQPIWGLDLINRFTTGKPF is encoded by the exons ATGCGTTTAGTGGCGGCGATGTTAGCGTCACCGGTGCTGGCCGCGGTCCTCTGCTTGTTCGTCTGTAGTCGGACAATCGTGGCGGTGGCACCTGGTGGTGGCAGTAGCGATGGGGCTCTATACTTGACGCCCCTGATACAGGCAGGCCGGATCAAGGAGGCGCGGGCCGCGTGCAATGTGAAACCCCCGAAGGCGGCTGTCGAGAGCTACTCCGGTTACCTGACTGTGGACGAGAAGCACGGTTCCAACATGTTCTTCTGGTTCTTCCCGGCAATGAGCGGCGCCCCGGACGCACCCGTCATGCTGTGGCTGCAAGGCGGCCCGGGTGCGTCCAGCCTCTACGCCGTGTTCAACGAGCACGGCCCGTTCTCGGTGGCCAAGACCCATGGTCTCAAGCTGCGCAACCACACGTGGGTAGCCACACACTCAGTGATATACCTGGACAACCCGGTGGGCACAGGGTACAGCTTCACCGCCGATGACGAAGGTTACAGCGTCAACCAGGCATCCGTCGGTCGCAACGTGTACATTGCCTTGGTGCAGTTCTTCACGCTGTTCCACGAGTACCAGAACAATGATTTCTACGTGACCGGCGAGTCGTACGCGGGCAAGTACGTGCCAGCCGTGTCGTACTCCATCCACCTCAACAACCCCGGGGCCAAGGTCAAAATCAACCTCAAGGGGCTGGCCATCGGCAACGGTTTGGTTGACCCCATCAACCAGTTGATGTACAGCGAATACCTGTATCAGCACGGGTTCGTCGACG AGTACGGTAAACAAGAGTTGGAAGAACTGGAGAGCACGGCCCGCGTCCAAATCCTCCGCAATGACTTCGAAGGCGCTTTCCGGTCTTTCGACAAACTACTGAACGGCGACATCTATCCATATCCGTCACTGTTCCAGAACCTGACTGGAATGCAGTACTACTTCAACATGCTGTGGGACCGGGACCCGACGCCGTACGGTGACTGGGAGAAGTACGTGCAAGAGCCGTTCATGCGGGAAGCACTGCACGTGGGCCAGCGACCGCTAAATAACGGCACACTGGTCGAACGCCACCTGTCCAATGACATGATGCAGTCGGTGGGCTCGTGGTTGGCCACCCTGCTGGACGCCGGCCAGTACCGAGTTCTGTTGTACTCCGGACAGCTGGACATCATCGTGCCTTACCGGGGCACGATGAACATGGCACAGTCACTGAAGTGGTCGGGCGCGGAGAGGTTCCATAACGCGACGCGAACCATTTGGCGGGTGGGCCACGAAAACGCGACCGTCGTGGCTGGTTACGCGACCACGGCCGGTCCGCTGACCGTGTTGCTGGTCAGGGACGCCGGTCACATGGTACCGGCAGACCAGCCAATCTGGGGCCTAGACCTGATCAACCGATTCACGACTGGCAAACCGTTTTGA
- the LOC132946848 gene encoding zinc finger MYM-type protein 1-like isoform X1: MFSLFKKHTNVNLHDPSVSCSSGTSKNDIGVNDLGTLSTGPRRPVLASYKKSQFGKQLRSFRSQWFNDYEWLEYSIERNAAFCYVCRIFSTGNCTQDVWTHSGFDNWQKFGTKVNGHFSSKNHLTNVEKMNSYKKTKETGSVITQISSFHKEEVAKNRKYMSYLIEIVLYLAKQGISYRGHDEKCDSLNQGNFKELCNIVFSKFIPDFENFYNKKNSQTSWKVQEEIIGICADLVRETIIDNIVKTGHFALMVDEARSHKQEQLSVCIRYAVGLESHERFLQFVDVSSGQDANSIVAAIYQCFENLNISMNSLHIVAQSYDGASVMSGCLGGVQAKIKEKYPNAIYTHCMAHRLNLVVVDMCKGVKCARNIFNTLEMLYVHFSRPSNCSKLISIQSKLELRKGNVLRICDTRWVCRFKNCDAMIKNYPAILKFLINEVEEQNDKDAVEAIGILSQINNCNFLIGVTLLKDVLCIINMLSTTLQSKSATLGKAKETINGVIKSFEQLRCEDEFYKFWKKIELMAEEFNITLQINRLGSKRKRTQPKYLNNYHLQTVTADEEVEQNFSSVSDFWKITVYFPIIDTVIANLKYRFSEKNLSMACSVDNFMSLNYDGSQEFINHYKDILCVKIEVLKAEMMVINNCLPPNFTLEDLKDKVKKDSFPNLYKLLQIAITIPVSSATCERSFSTMRRTKNWLRSSMLQQRFTNLSLLNIEKDLLNQLNTETILNKYCMKPRKIMLI; encoded by the exons atgttcagtttatttaaaaaacatacaaatgtaaACTTGCATGACCCAAGTGTGTCTTGTTCGTCGGGTACATCAAAAAATGACATAGGTGTTAATGATTTGGGAACTCTAAGTACTGGTCCTCGTCGTCCAGTTCTAGCA TCATATAAAAAAAGTCAATTTGGAAAACAATTAAGATCATTTCGTAGCCAATGGTTTAATGACTATGAGTGGTTAGAATATAGCATTGAGCGAAATGCTGCATTTTGTTATGTATGTCGGATTTTTAGTACAGGAAACTGTACCCAGGATGTATGGACTCATTCCGGATTTGATAATTGgcaaaaa tttggtACAAAAGTAAATGGTCATTTCTCTTCTAAAAACCATCTGACAAATGtagaaaaaatgaattcatataaaaaaacaaaagaaacggGATCTGTAATAACTCAAATATCATCTTTCCATAAAGAAGAAGTggcaaaaaatagaaaatatatgtcTTACTTAattgaaattgtattgtatttagcCAAGCAAGGTATTTCATACAGGGGACATGATGAAAAATGTGATTCTTTAAATCAag gtaattttaaagaattatgcaatattgtgttttcaaaatttataccagattttgaaaatttttataataaaaaaaatagtcaaacAAGTTGGAAAGTACAGGAAGAAATTATAGGAATCTGTGCAGATCTTGTTAGAGAGACaattattgacaatattgtTAAGACTGGACATTTTGCTTTAATGGTGGATGAAGCCAG aAGCCATAAACAAGAGCAGTTATCTGTGTGTATTCGGTATGCAGTCGGTCTTGAATCTCATGAAAGGTTTTTACAGTTTGTTGATGTTTCCAGTGGACAAGACGCCAATAGTATTGTTGCTGCTATTTatcaatgttttgaaaatttgaatattagtaTGAACTCATTGCATATAGTAGCACAATCATATGATGGTGCTAGTGTGATGTCGGGTTGTCTCGGAGGTGTACAGGccaaaataaaagaaaaatatccaAATGCAATTTACACACATTGTATGGCACACAGGCTTAATTTAGTTGTAGTAGATATGTGTAAAGGAGTTAAG tgtgcccgaaatatatttaatacactgGAGATGCTGTATGTTCATTTTTCACGACCATCGAACTGTTCTAAGCTAATTTCAATACAGTCTAAATTAGAGTTAAGAAAAGGCAATGTACTTAGAATATGTGACACACGATGGGTATGCCGATTCAAAAATTGTGAtgcaatgattaaaaattaccctgcaatattgaagtttttaataaatgaagtTGAGGAACAAAATGATAAAGATGCAGTTGAGGCTATAG gtATTCTTAgccaaataaataattgtaactttttGATTGGGGTAACATTATTGAAAGATGTTCTTTGTATAATTAACATGCTTAGTACTACACTGCAGTCAAAATCCGCTACTTTAGGAAAAGCAAAAGAAACCATTAATGGTGTTATAAAATCTTTTGAACAATTAAGATGTGAAGAtgagttttataaattttggaaaaaaattgaattgatgGCTGAAGAGTTTAATATAACTTTACAAATTAATCGATtag gATCAAAACGTAAAAGAACTCAacctaaatatttgaataattatcacCTACAAACTGTAACTGCAGATGAAGAAGTTGAACAAAATTTCTCATCAGTAAGCGATTTTTGgaaaataactgtatattttcCAATAATTGATACTGTGATTGCAAATCTAAAGTAcagattttcagaaaaaaacttATCAATGGCTTGTTCAGTTGATAACTTTATGAGTTTAAACTATGATGGGAGTCAAGAGTTCATCAATCATTATAAG gatATTTTATGTGTAAAGATTGAAGTATTAAAAGCTGAAATGATGGTTATTAATAATTGCCTACCACCAAACTTTACACTAGAAGATTTGAAAGATAAAGTAAAAAAAGATTCCTTTCCAAATTTGTACAAACTTTTGCAAATTGCAATCACAATTCCAGTAAGCTCTGCTACTTGTGAGCGAAGTTTTTCGACAATGCGGCGGACAAAAAACTGGTTAAGATCAAGTATGCTTCAGCAAAGGTTTACCAATTTATCTTTGCTGAATATTGAAAAAGATTTATTAAATCAGCTTAACActgaaactattttaaataaatattgtatgaaaccTAGAAAAATTatgctaatttaa
- the LOC132946848 gene encoding zinc finger MYM-type protein 1-like isoform X2 encodes MFSLFKKHTNVNLHDPSVSCSSGTSKNDIGVNDLGTLSTGPRRPVLASYKKSQFGKQLRSFRSQWFNDYEWLEYSIERNAAFCYVCRIFSTGNCTQDVWTHSGFDNWQKFGTKVNGHFSSKNHLTNVEKMNSYKKTKETGSVITQISSFHKEEVAKNRKYMSYLIEIVLYLAKQGISYRGHDEKCDSLNQGNFKELCNIVFSKFIPDFENFYNKKNSQTSWKVQEEIIGICADLVRETIIDNIVKTGHFALMVDEARSHKQEQLSVCIRGQDANSIVAAIYQCFENLNISMNSLHIVAQSYDGASVMSGCLGGVQAKIKEKYPNAIYTHCMAHRLNLVVVDMCKGVKCARNIFNTLEMLYVHFSRPSNCSKLISIQSKLELRKGNVLRICDTRWVCRFKNCDAMIKNYPAILKFLINEVEEQNDKDAVEAIGILSQINNCNFLIGVTLLKDVLCIINMLSTTLQSKSATLGKAKETINGVIKSFEQLRCEDEFYKFWKKIELMAEEFNITLQINRLGSKRKRTQPKYLNNYHLQTVTADEEVEQNFSSVSDFWKITVYFPIIDTVIANLKYRFSEKNLSMACSVDNFMSLNYDGSQEFINHYKDILCVKIEVLKAEMMVINNCLPPNFTLEDLKDKVKKDSFPNLYKLLQIAITIPVSSATCERSFSTMRRTKNWLRSSMLQQRFTNLSLLNIEKDLLNQLNTETILNKYCMKPRKIMLI; translated from the exons atgttcagtttatttaaaaaacatacaaatgtaaACTTGCATGACCCAAGTGTGTCTTGTTCGTCGGGTACATCAAAAAATGACATAGGTGTTAATGATTTGGGAACTCTAAGTACTGGTCCTCGTCGTCCAGTTCTAGCA TCATATAAAAAAAGTCAATTTGGAAAACAATTAAGATCATTTCGTAGCCAATGGTTTAATGACTATGAGTGGTTAGAATATAGCATTGAGCGAAATGCTGCATTTTGTTATGTATGTCGGATTTTTAGTACAGGAAACTGTACCCAGGATGTATGGACTCATTCCGGATTTGATAATTGgcaaaaa tttggtACAAAAGTAAATGGTCATTTCTCTTCTAAAAACCATCTGACAAATGtagaaaaaatgaattcatataaaaaaacaaaagaaacggGATCTGTAATAACTCAAATATCATCTTTCCATAAAGAAGAAGTggcaaaaaatagaaaatatatgtcTTACTTAattgaaattgtattgtatttagcCAAGCAAGGTATTTCATACAGGGGACATGATGAAAAATGTGATTCTTTAAATCAag gtaattttaaagaattatgcaatattgtgttttcaaaatttataccagattttgaaaatttttataataaaaaaaatagtcaaacAAGTTGGAAAGTACAGGAAGAAATTATAGGAATCTGTGCAGATCTTGTTAGAGAGACaattattgacaatattgtTAAGACTGGACATTTTGCTTTAATGGTGGATGAAGCCAG aAGCCATAAACAAGAGCAGTTATCTGTGTGTATTCG TGGACAAGACGCCAATAGTATTGTTGCTGCTATTTatcaatgttttgaaaatttgaatattagtaTGAACTCATTGCATATAGTAGCACAATCATATGATGGTGCTAGTGTGATGTCGGGTTGTCTCGGAGGTGTACAGGccaaaataaaagaaaaatatccaAATGCAATTTACACACATTGTATGGCACACAGGCTTAATTTAGTTGTAGTAGATATGTGTAAAGGAGTTAAG tgtgcccgaaatatatttaatacactgGAGATGCTGTATGTTCATTTTTCACGACCATCGAACTGTTCTAAGCTAATTTCAATACAGTCTAAATTAGAGTTAAGAAAAGGCAATGTACTTAGAATATGTGACACACGATGGGTATGCCGATTCAAAAATTGTGAtgcaatgattaaaaattaccctgcaatattgaagtttttaataaatgaagtTGAGGAACAAAATGATAAAGATGCAGTTGAGGCTATAG gtATTCTTAgccaaataaataattgtaactttttGATTGGGGTAACATTATTGAAAGATGTTCTTTGTATAATTAACATGCTTAGTACTACACTGCAGTCAAAATCCGCTACTTTAGGAAAAGCAAAAGAAACCATTAATGGTGTTATAAAATCTTTTGAACAATTAAGATGTGAAGAtgagttttataaattttggaaaaaaattgaattgatgGCTGAAGAGTTTAATATAACTTTACAAATTAATCGATtag gATCAAAACGTAAAAGAACTCAacctaaatatttgaataattatcacCTACAAACTGTAACTGCAGATGAAGAAGTTGAACAAAATTTCTCATCAGTAAGCGATTTTTGgaaaataactgtatattttcCAATAATTGATACTGTGATTGCAAATCTAAAGTAcagattttcagaaaaaaacttATCAATGGCTTGTTCAGTTGATAACTTTATGAGTTTAAACTATGATGGGAGTCAAGAGTTCATCAATCATTATAAG gatATTTTATGTGTAAAGATTGAAGTATTAAAAGCTGAAATGATGGTTATTAATAATTGCCTACCACCAAACTTTACACTAGAAGATTTGAAAGATAAAGTAAAAAAAGATTCCTTTCCAAATTTGTACAAACTTTTGCAAATTGCAATCACAATTCCAGTAAGCTCTGCTACTTGTGAGCGAAGTTTTTCGACAATGCGGCGGACAAAAAACTGGTTAAGATCAAGTATGCTTCAGCAAAGGTTTACCAATTTATCTTTGCTGAATATTGAAAAAGATTTATTAAATCAGCTTAACActgaaactattttaaataaatattgtatgaaaccTAGAAAAATTatgctaatttaa
- the LOC132947819 gene encoding 26S proteasome regulatory subunit 8: MTPNPPEFMEVDQNSGSRGDGFKSYYTTKIEELLLVVAEKSMNLRRLQAQRNELNAKVRLLREELQLLQEQGSYVGEVVKPMDKKKVLVKVHPEGKFVVDIDKNIDINDVTPNCRVALRNESYTLHKILPNKVDPLVSLMMVEKVPDSTYEMVGGLDTQIKEIKEVIELPVKHPELFDALGIAQPKGVLLYGPPGTGKTLLARAVAHHTECTFIRVSGSELVQKFIGEGSRMVRELFVMAREHAPSIIFMDEIDSIGSSRIESGSGGDSEVQRTMLELLNQLDGFEATKNIKVIMATNRIDILDTALLRPGRIDRKIEFPPPNEEARWDILRIHSRKMNLTRGINLKKIAELMPGASGAEVKGVCTEAGMYALRERRVHVTQDDFEMAVAKVMQKDSEKNMSIKKLWK, encoded by the exons tTCATGGAGGTGGATCAAAATAGTGGTTCTAGGGGAGACGGTTTCAAATCATACTATACCACTAAAATCGAAGAACTTTTATTAGTCGTAGCAGAAAAAAGTATGAACCTCAGACGTTTACAGGCTCAGAGGAATGAACTTAATGCTAAag TGAGGTTGTTGAGAGAAGAACTTCAATTACTTCAAGAACAAGGTTCTTATGTTGGCGAAGTAGTGAAACCAATGGACAAAAAAAAGGTTCTTGTTAAAGTTCATCCAGAAGGAAAATTTGTTGTGGACATTGATAAAAACATTGATATCAATGATGTCACACCAAATTGTCGAGTAGCATTGCGCAACGAAAGCTATACATTGCACAAAATTCTGCCCAATAAG gtGGATCCTTTGGTTTCACTTATGATGGTCGAAAAAGTACCAGATTCCACTTATGAAATGGTTGGTGGATTAGACACTCAAATCAAAGAAATTAAAGAGGTCATCGAATTACCTGTCAAACATCCCGAGTTGTTTGACGCCCTTGGTATTGCCCAACCAAAAGGTGTACTGTTGTACGGACCTCCTGGAACTG GTAAAACTTTACTGGCCAGAGCTGTTGCTCATCACACAGAGTGTACATTTATTAGAGTATCTGGTTCTGAACTTGTGCAAAAGTTTATTGGTGAAGGTTCAAGAATGGTCAGAGAACTCTTCGTTATGGCAag AGAGCATGCACCGAGTATTATTTTCATGGATGAAATTGATTCTATTGGTTCATCGCGTATTGAATCTGGTAGTGGTGGAGATTCTGAAGTACAAAGAACTATGTTGGAGCTGCTCAACCAACTTGATGGATTTGAAGCAACTAAAAACATTAAG GTCATAATGGCAACCAATCGTATTGATATTTTGGATACGGCTTTGTTACGACCTGGACGTATTGATCGTAAAATTGAGTTCCCCCCACCAAATGAAGAAGCCCGATGGGATATTTTGCGTATTCATTCTAGAAAAATGAACCTGACAAGAGGTATAAATCTAAAGAAAATTGCCGAACTCATGCCTGGAGCGTCTGGAGCTGAAGTTAAG GGTGTGTGCACAGAGGCAGGAATGTACGCTTTACGTGAAAGGCGTGTGCACGTAACACAAGATGATTTTGAAATGGCCGTCGCTAAAGTAATGCAAAAGGactctgaaaaaaatatgtctatcaAGAAGCTCtggaaataa
- the LOC132947822 gene encoding ADP-ribosylation factor 1, translated as MGNVFANLFKNLFGKKEMRILMVGLDAAGKTTILYKLKLGEIVTTIPTIGFNVETVEYKNISFTVWDVGGQDKIRPLWRHYFQNTQGLIFVVDSNDKERIFEAKEELMRMLGEDELRDAVLLIFANKQDLPNAMNASEITDKLSLHTLRNRNWYIQATCATSGDGLYEGLDWLSNQLKNANR; from the exons atggGGAATGTTTTTGCAAATCTGTTCAAAAATTTATTTGGCAAAAAGGAGATGAGAATACTTATGGTAGGATTAGATGCAGCTggtaaaacaacaattttatacaaattgaaattaGGTGAAATTGTTACCACCATACCGACTATTG GTTTCAACGTGGAAACTGTCGAGTACAAAAACATCAGTTTCACAGTGTGGGATGTTGGTGGACAGGATAAAATCCGACCACTTTGGAGGCATTATTTCCAAAACACACAg GGTTTGATTTTCGTAGTAGACAGTAATGATAAAGAACGTATTTTCGAAGCTAAAGAAGAGTTAATGAGAATGCTTGGTGAAGACGAGCTTAGAGACGCCGTATTATTGATATTCGCTAATaaacaa GATTTGCCTAATGCCATGAATGCATCTGAAATTACTGATAAACTAAGCTTACACACGCTACGCAATCGTAACTGGTATATTCAAGCAACGTGCGCAACTAGTGGTGATGGTTTATATGAAGGTCTTGACTGGCTGTCAAATCAATTGAAAAATGCCAACCGTTAA